The Elusimicrobiota bacterium genome has a segment encoding these proteins:
- a CDS encoding LemA family protein: MGWVLLIVLVLVVLYLVSIYNKLIRYRVEAENSWSQIDVQLKRRHDLIPNLVETVKGYMQFEKETLTKVMEARAKAVGSSNMQSRLKAEGEISGLLGRLFAVWENYPDLKANKNAMQLQEELTTTENRIAYSRGHYNDIVANYNAMLQQFPSNQVAKLFGPFEKKIFFEIPEAEKEVPKVKF; the protein is encoded by the coding sequence ATGGGCTGGGTTTTGTTGATTGTTTTAGTGCTTGTGGTTTTGTATCTCGTTAGTATTTACAACAAGTTGATTCGCTACAGGGTAGAAGCGGAGAATTCGTGGAGCCAGATTGATGTTCAGTTAAAACGCCGTCACGATTTGATTCCGAATCTTGTTGAGACGGTGAAGGGCTATATGCAGTTTGAAAAAGAGACACTTACAAAAGTGATGGAAGCGCGCGCAAAAGCTGTTGGCTCAAGCAATATGCAAAGCCGGCTGAAAGCTGAAGGCGAGATTTCCGGGCTTTTGGGACGATTGTTTGCGGTTTGGGAAAATTATCCGGACTTAAAAGCGAACAAGAATGCGATGCAACTTCAAGAGGAACTTACTACAACTGAAAACAGGATTGCGTATTCCCGTGGGCATTACAACGATATCGTTGCGAATTACAACGCCATGCTTCAACAGTTTCCGTCAAATCAGGTTGCAAAACTTTTCGGTCCTTTTGAGAAAAAGATATTTTTTGAAATACCTGAAGCAGAAAAAGAAGTGCCAAAAGTTAAATTCTGA
- a CDS encoding SoxR reducing system RseC family protein: protein MYSMEEIATVVEIADNKLKLLFNHQQICEKCGICHKSANGTMYLELENTIGVRIGDKILVTIKPSNLKISLLLYGFPSVMFITGIFGGYFLYRSEISGFTAGILFLAVSFIIIKVVVKKYKPKIEKII from the coding sequence ATGTATTCAATGGAAGAGATAGCAACAGTAGTTGAAATTGCTGACAACAAACTAAAATTATTATTTAATCACCAACAGATATGTGAAAAATGTGGTATCTGTCATAAATCGGCTAATGGCACGATGTATCTTGAACTTGAGAATACAATTGGTGTCAGAATCGGCGATAAGATTCTTGTTACAATTAAACCATCAAATTTAAAAATTTCATTACTGCTTTACGGCTTTCCTTCTGTTATGTTTATAACCGGTATTTTTGGGGGATATTTTTTATACCGCTCGGAGATTTCTGGATTCACTGCTGGGATTTTATTTTTAGCGGTATCGTTCATTATTATAAAGGTTGTCGTAAAAAAATACAAACCAAAAATAGAAAAAATAATTTAA
- the rnfB gene encoding RnfABCDGE type electron transport complex subunit B, producing MNFLISISVLGLLGLVLGVGLGIASKKFAVKSDPRIEMVLNFLPGANCGACGFAGCLGYAKAIVESGAKPSLCTVGGEESAKKIAELLGVEITSQQKLVAIVNCSGDISARRQRGNYDGVKTCLSAILVSGGTVMCSFGCLGFGDCVDVCSFGAIKLRENLPPEINEEKCTACGLCVKSCPQNLIKLISKDKRFVIACSSVDKGKLVRQVCDVGCIACFLCVKKCSNKAITIENNIAKIDYTKCQNIGECFRNCPTKCIQWKR from the coding sequence ATGAATTTCTTAATTAGTATTAGTGTTCTTGGTTTACTTGGGCTTGTTTTAGGTGTTGGGCTTGGAATTGCATCAAAAAAGTTTGCAGTTAAATCAGACCCGCGTATAGAGATGGTGCTTAATTTTTTGCCGGGTGCTAACTGTGGTGCCTGTGGTTTTGCCGGCTGTTTGGGTTATGCGAAAGCAATTGTAGAAAGCGGAGCAAAACCATCGTTATGCACTGTTGGTGGTGAGGAATCCGCAAAAAAAATCGCTGAATTATTAGGTGTTGAAATCACATCTCAACAGAAGTTGGTTGCAATTGTGAATTGTAGTGGCGATATTTCCGCAAGAAGACAACGAGGAAATTACGATGGTGTAAAAACCTGTTTATCGGCTATATTGGTTTCTGGCGGGACAGTGATGTGCAGTTTTGGGTGTCTCGGTTTCGGTGATTGCGTTGATGTTTGTTCTTTTGGTGCGATAAAATTGAGAGAAAATTTGCCGCCAGAAATTAACGAAGAAAAATGTACCGCCTGTGGATTATGTGTAAAATCGTGTCCTCAAAATTTAATAAAACTTATCTCAAAAGACAAAAGGTTTGTAATTGCTTGTTCATCAGTTGATAAAGGCAAACTTGTCCGTCAGGTTTGTGATGTTGGCTGTATTGCCTGTTTTTTATGTGTGAAAAAATGTTCAAATAAAGCAATCACGATTGAAAATAATATTGCCAAAATTGATTACACAAAATGTCAGAATATCGGCGAATGTTTTAGAAACTGTCCAACTAAATGTATTCAATGGAAGAGATAG